The sequence tttttaacgagttgctgctcttgttctgacatcttcactcgcgctgaacactcacaacacatgtcactcccaggtggccgagtgggcttttagggaggggcgaaagcgcacctagctaaataatcgtattttgtcatttatgctgttttcataatcgtcgcaagccataatcgtaatcgcgattaaaatacgattaattgcacagccctagtttgTTGTTTGAAAGATAAGCTGGACTGCCCTCCAGTGACTGGTTGAGGTAACAGCTGATTAAAGACATCTTGGTCTACAATTGATCATTATTACGGTTTCACATGATTTAAGGAATCCAGAGGCTTGAAGTTTCGATTCCTTAAGGAAAAGTTCACACACAACACGGGGGCGGATGTCTTTTGATCCGTAAGAGAAAATGCTTTAATATCTTACCAAACAAAGTCAGTTTGAGTATTCTACTGCACTGGATGGCGAAGGAGAGGTCGGAGCTGTCAAAAATGGTGATGAGGTCATCATCTAGAAAGagggaaatgaaagaaaagatgATTATCTCTGTCAAAAATAAAGATTATGTTGTCAAGTTATCAGTAACAGTCACATAAACTTGGTTTTAAAAATAAGAGGAAAACGTCAACAATCACACTTCTGACCAATGAGGATAAAGGGCCCTGGATGTCCTGACTCACCTTCATCCTTGTATTTGATGGTAACCTCGTCGTTACTCTGCAGCTTTCCCCTGAAGACACGTTGCATCATCAGCACTAGCTCGTCGTATGTAATGTCTTCGTTGTGGATTGGGATGCGTCTGATGTCATCGCCCAACTGGGCTTTAATGATCAGCTTCCCGCTTAGGTCCAGCTGGCCGTTCATGGTGCCGTCCGACCTCTTCTGCTCCCACCACTACAGGGTCAGAGGAAAGGTAGACAACTTACTAAACAACAAGCCTGATGTCCTAGCGTCTTGTCTACTTTCTTAATGCTTAATGGAACCGAGTATGACATTTTGGGAACAGCTAAGTTGGACTGACTTTGATTATTTGTTGTCTATTAAAGAAGTAGGGTTTTTATTCATAAAGTCGATTGGAGGTTACCAAAAACTAAAGTCATCAACAGCATCAGTGTTAACGGACAATAGTGTAATGCTGAACCCCACTAGAACTGCAGGATTATGAGTAAAAGAATGACTCACTCTGATCTCACGAAATAAAATAACATCAGAATGATCATTATGTTCAACTAGAGGGCTTAGAAAACACTAGGTCAGTGTTATCAGGGTCGGCAAAGTGGTTGCTGAAAGTGGTTTCTTGGTGGTTACTATTTAAAAGGCGATTGTCACATTAACAAGGGATATGgaatcatgttcaaatgagCAGATCCTATTTGTGGTCTTATCTCTCTGAACAGAGATCAAGGGAGAAAGAGAACTTCTGTCTACTAAACATTTAATTGTAATAGTCTAACTCAATCTTTAACAAACCGTCTATCTCCCTAATGGGCAGTGATGTGATTTCTAAAGTCTGTTTATACGtaattgaatccaatcaagagTATTCATATGCAGTAACAACATCACACAGTGTCCCTGTACTGCAGGGTCTAAGGGTCAAACATCACCCTGTGAGGTGGCAAAGATAACTGTATGATATTACAGACTTTGACCCAAAATATTAACCAGTTTGATAAGATAATCACAGCTTTCAACTATGAGTATTGGATCTTTTCGAAAAGcataattttatcatttacaaGCAAAATAAGTGAAACACACAGATTAAGTTTGTTATGCAATCCAACATATGCAGTTTCCCATTCAGCTAAAGTCGAGCCTAAACAGCTTGTGATCAATGAACGTCTCAGTGATCGTGTGTAGCAGTGGTGGATAATAACAAagtgcatttactcaagtacaattttgaaGTACTTTTACCTCACCTGAGTATTTACAGTATATGATacttttatacttctactccactgcattttagAAGCCAATATTGTACCTTTtagtccactacatttatttgacagctttagttactagttactttttagaTTTAGACTATTAGcttatacaaaatataaatatacattaaaTGATTTATAAGTTATATTTATAGGTTAGGATATCCAGCAGCAGTATACAGTTATAAGCTCCAAATGTACCAGCTATGATAAAAACACATTCATAATCATATAAGTAACCTAGCTACTGTATACTATATAGATGATTAGGAGCACCTTTATTCTTGATTCCTGTATTATTGCTTATTTTACTTgaaaatctgagtacttcttccacaacTGATATGTAGTGAGCAGTTGGATTTACTATGACGTTTGGTACTTATGTTCAAGGCTGGACAATAAACAGTGAATTTAATTCCAGAGATGCTACGGCTTTCACTCTGCTAGCCAGATGAATAATTAGCCGGATGCTAGGGATTGTGTGGTAGCTAACATTTAGCATACAGTTATGTTAAATGGGGAACGACAAACTGGTTTCTACCAAAAGTGACTATACCAAATGTTGATGACAACGTTTGGTAACTTTAGATCTGATTTAGACGTAAAAATGGTCACTGAAGTGCGGCTAAAGCTGATGGTAACAGACGCTCATTCGCAGAGTCATCTGTCAGTGGCCCATAAACATAACCAGTGACTGCTAACTAGGCCGTTTCATCACTGCCCTGTCAATGGTGTCATTAACAACTGTAAATGCGGAGTTAAAAGCAATAGTATATTTAATATTTCATTTCTTTGCAGTAAAATAACTATAATTACTTTCACTTTCTAGTAATCGGTCGGCATCAAGCTGTTTCCTGGGTAACTTGCTACCTTTAAATGGCACTCTGAGCTAACGTTAGGTAAACCGGCATATTTTCAACAAAGTAAAATAACAACTTTGTCTTTCAtaagaatagaaaaaaaagcCAGTGTCAGTTATTTTCGTATGTAACTTCCTATGAATAAGACTCGGCACCTGTTTTGGCGAGATGCATAAGCTTTAGCTCGCTGCGTAGCTAAATTAACATTAGTAGTTGCTAGCTAGCAAGCTAACCACATAGCTAGCTTGCTAGCAACAGACCACTCAAACAGAGAAAGGATGGGAACTGCGGTGTGGTTTAAACTACTTCATAACATGCCTGAACCATAAACACAAGAAGGTATTTTACCTGAATCAGACGACTTGGCCGCGCTGTGTTTCACAGGTTTTCCTAAACCGtgaaattaatatattttagcTAGCCTAGCTAGACCCGGGTACCAGCATCAGGAAGTGTCCAAGCCTCCAAGACTGTCAACGTCAACCAGTACGTGGCATTCATCGTGCGCATGCCCAGATGATCGGATCAAAGTGCGTTGTGACCAGATACTGTGCCTGTGATTGAATCACCTAATTGTAAATATGTTCAGTGCTGTAAAGCAGagctgggagaagtactcagatcttgttcttaagtaaaagtggaagtaccatagtgtaggaatactctgttacagatGTAAAAGTCCAAAATGTTACAgatgtaaaagtacaaaagtattagcatcaaaatatacttaaagtaggcTAACAAcataaagtactcattatgcaaatGTACTCAAttcaaaattatatattttgattataatgattgatgcattaatgtatttatggtaaaggtgcagctagttttaattacttagtatgctgcagggtagcttgttaATGTTACTcctggtgtaactaaagtcttctTAGTTTTAAGTGTTAtaccactggtgtaaagtaactaagtacatcactcaagtacagtacttaagTAGCCTACAAAGGTGTCATTTTCACTGGGGAcgctggggacatgtccccaccACTTTTTGAAAAGGCCAATTTTGTACCCACcactttttaaaagtataacTTTTACATGTTCTGAAAAATAACGTGCACAaagaaatgtaataaaaaataACACTGGTTTAGTGTTTGCAGCAaaccatcacacacacttctgtGGAGATGCTCTCAACATCCTCAATAATACACTGAATGTGTGTTAAGGAGACAtttcttgaaaaagagatccagTAACACGCTTTATAATGCATATTTTATTCCGAAACACAGGAGTAATGAGCTGTCTTTCTGATGCTGAATGAGAAAACATGAACATATATCAGTACAGGCAGCTATTCTTATCACCATCTCTATGTTTTAATAGCTGAAATGCATTCTGGAAAGGAGGTAATATGAGAGGTAGACTTACAGAAGAAACAGCATCAGCACATCTGCAGCAATAAACATAGTTCCTTTAGGTAGGTAGGGTCAGAAATTCTAATCCAATATATTTTTGTCAAATTCAGCAAAAACCTCCTCCTTGCTAGAAATATATATTCAGTGTGTGCTGAAAACAAATCTGGTGTTTGTACACAGCCCTGGCTCTGTAAATGGTATACAAAAAGTGTCTCACTCCCAGTTGCAATTCTTGAATTCATTTCACATAATTTTTAGAGAGATTACTTAACATTCCTTTTCCTAATTGACCAATTTATTAGTTTAGATTCAAGCTGGTGATGAAGGGGGAAAAGTAGATGGTATACCATGTTTATGGATGTTGCTTTGATGCCACTCAAAATAAATTATgatgaacaaaaacaaaacaagttttaacaaataataaataagccAGGTTCCTGTACAGAAGAAACTGGTTTCTAATGTATGTTGTTTCATGaaattaattaataataaaTAGACTTAAATAAGATTCATAAATTAAGTTAAAAACACAGTTTTTTCCCAGTCACAGCTTTTTCACTCGattacttcttcttcttttcctgAGTGGAGTCAAACCAAGAGTCTAACAGCTTCTTCATGTAATATAACTGCCAGCCGTGTACTTGAACAGCAACCACCATGATGAGATACATAACAGTCACTGCAGAGAAGCCAAAAATGAAACGGTAGGCCTTTCCATGGCGGTAGAGCTGCTGCGCCACAGGAAACATCTCCATTCCACCGTAAATGAGTGGTGCCACAGAGAACAGCCCTGCGCTGATCATGGATAAGACCAGGTAACTTATATTGTTCTTTGGAAGGGATAGGGCACTGCAGAACAGTGGCAGGAGGCTGAGCAGGTAGGGGTACTCCCACTGGTACGGCATGCACACTATGTCATGGGACACCAGGTTGAAGTGGCTGACAGTCACTTGTGCCGCCACCAGCAGCCAGAGCAGGAAATGGACCAGGTTTAGCTTCCGCACCTCTGACTTCATGGGAGCACTGTAAAACCGATAACAGATAAACAAGGTGTGAGCCATACTTGTTGTTACTGCCACTATCAGAAATGCATGACAGGTACTTGCCTCATCTGGTATTGTGGGACCGACACCCTCTCTTTGTACTTGAATTCACTTCCATTGGTGCCACCTGGTCTGAGACCAGCACGTGATGTCATGTTGAGGCAAACCTAAAgacaaaacacattttatttcagCAACCAACACTTGACAGACCTAAACCAACaatcattttttattatttgttctATATTATGTTTGAAAACGATATGAAAAAGCCCATGACAATCTCATAAATTACAAAGTGATATCTACAAGGTGCTTGTTTTTTTACAGCAGCCCAAAGCCAATATATTTTGAAGatattaaaatgtatataattTATATCAATACATCTGCAAATCCTCACAACAGGAAGCTGGATTAGACGTtggcttgaaaatgactcggccCAAACGACCAATTATCAAAATAGTTTATTTGACTATTTAATGATTCCAGTATTTGCTTTAGACCCAAACCTAACATTTTACAATGTTAGCCTGCTCATTTTAACCACATAATGAGACTGGATTAAATGGCAGGTGTTACAACACAGACACGATGCTATCAGAAGAGAAAATCACGTTAGCAATGACATAAAATCAACCATAGTACGTGAGACCGATCTGCTTTTCTAATAACAAAGTGCTACTAGCTATTAAAAAAATAGTGGAGTAGAGTAATTAGAGGCAGATTAGTTGGGCTGTTATATCAAAGCAGGCTAGCGTGTTAGCTGTTGTTGCTAGCTAACCTAATTCAGCATAACCTTTAAATAGATCTAGTTACGTTTTGTAGCTTACGACTGGCATGTTTCTAAATTTAGCAAAAACAACACAGTGTGACACCATTTCAAATCTTAAAAGCTAACGATGCTTACCCTTACTGCTGCGTATTTCCGGAAGGTTTGGAAGAGCTCGTTGAATGAATCTGTACTAACAAAAGATGTGGTGACAGATGTTGCAAACCCCACTGCGCATGCGCTGTAGTCGATTAACTCCCCCCGCAGCATCAGCATCTCGTCTCACAGCTGTTACCATGATCAGTaatggaaagtaactaagtagatttacaTTACATAAGTAGGCCTACTGTACATTAGTACACTTTTGAGttacttgtactttacctgaATATTTCAATTTGTGCTACTTagttattctactccactacatcttAGACGTAAATCGCGTACTTAACtagcacctttaccagctttgataaacacattaatgaatcaataataataatcaaaacatataatgTATATTATTATGGAATGGTCCAATCGGCATAATGAGTATTTTTACATGTGGTACTTTactattttgatgctaatacttttgtaatttATTTGAGTAACATTTTAATTGGTAACAAACTACAtttacaacaaaaaaaaaagtggtATACTTGGGTATTTTCAtattatgctactttatacttttacttcatACATTTTTGTGGCAAAAGTTGTacattttactccactacattcatTTGAAATGTTTAGTTACTTGTTGCTTCTTACagtgagcaaaaacatttcaaccatatattctttttatttaaacattttttatttagaaaAACAACATGGTAACAAAACACGCGATAACAAAAGTGAAAAATTAAGACATTAAATCTTTGGTTACAATGACAATATTAGCACTGtgataaaataagaaatatacATTGAGTTTTCCTTTAAAAGTTGTCATGCTTTTTGTCCTTGTCATAGCATGCAAGGGATCGGCAgattaaataataaattattGACATAACCATTCTTATGAATTGCTGCGACATTCAATACTTGCTTTGAGTTAATTGTgataaaaatgtatttgtattgtctTTAAACCTGGCAGAAAGTCGTACCAAATGAAGCTCACCAAGGATGCTGTTACAACTAAACAATGATTAATCTTACAAAACAGTTAGAAAATACAATCAGtttaattttaaataaaaagagtAAGTAAGAATATATTTCATTTGAATTTATTCCCAACATGATTTCGCTCTGAAAGAAACCTAAATGCAGAGTTATTTGATCATGATGATAACCGAACGACACAGATAAGCCATATACTGTTTTTTGTCGTCTTTAATATATAGTGTGTGGAGTGGTTTTCATAGGCCAGGGCAATATGGTATGTTAGTTTGACCTTTGCACTTTTGcacacacattttttttctttacacCCATAAACCTGTACGTAAAAACTAAAACATAAGATCAATATTACATTCTTACCTATTGAATCTCACTCATGGGAGCAATTGTCAGTCAGCCACATATATCACGGgtgtgatgttttttattttgactccctcattttttgtGCTCATACAAGAGCACATTTTTTGCCATAAAATAATTCACCACCAATACCAGTTGGCCCTATTATGCTGAGGTTTACACAAGTCATATAGGTTGCTCCCACATTgtaatttgtaaatgtaattattgttggTAATCCACATGGGGGATTAAGAGATTGGTCCATGAAAAATCTGAATTAGTGTGTATACAATAAACCGTCTCCTAATACTGATTAGTTTGCTGGTTATGACCACACATGTGTTTACCTCCAAAACCTATACAAAATGCTTTAATGTAAACACTTTACTTTCCTATAAATCATTTCAGATGCTTGCAATTatcatacatttatatttataatGAATGCATGCATGCTTTAAATGTTGTACTGTAATGAATAAACCATCatgttttgaaatatgttcaCATTCTTCACCACAATGGGTAGCTGCCAATTTTGAAGAGGTGCAGGAACAAAATGTGGCTTTGCGTAACTAggattgttttttttgttttattttgcatACACTTCACATGTACCCTTCTTCCCTTTCATATGTTTGTACAAAATGCAAATCGTTTTTTGTCTCTTCTTTTAATGcctttttatatattctatTATATTTTCAAAGCTGTAAAAGAAAGACACATTATTCTCCAAATTATGTTGCTATAAGGCTATAAAGTATAACAGCTGTTGCACATACAAGCCTTCAGGCTTCTGATTTGTCCTCAAATCTCTGCTGATGAGATCAATATGTTGTTGATTTACCATTATATAAGACTGCTAAGTCTTTGGTGGTTTATAATAATGTTTATATTATAAAAAATAGGCTCCCACTTTGATCTCATAGAAGATCTCTATCTCTGTAGTTTGTGGCTTCACATTGGATATAACAAATATCCAGAGAATGAGGAGTGCACATACTGTCCAGCATAAAGTCCTGAGGCCTGATCTGAGGGCAGCTGAATATACACAGTGTCCCCCTGTTGTAGAGGTAGTACTGCACTTCCTGATGCTTGATCTAAGAAACCCTTTTTGTATTCATCATATGTATACATCACTGGCTCATTGTTCCTCATCAAAGCCACCCAGACATTAGCTCCTTTGCAATGAACGTGGTAGGCAAAGTAATAAATGCCGGGCATGTCACAGGTGAAGATTCCTGTTTCCGGGTTGTAGTTTTGGCGACCATTGTACAAGAGCTTGTCAAAGACGACTGGAGTGCCCACAGGTGGAAAGGGAGTGGTTATTACAGCTGTGAACGCTGGCATTTCCAGCCCACTGGCCCCCATTGCTTCTGCCCCGTTGCCTCCATACTTTCCCTTCTTTCCATAGCCGCCAGTCTTAACACCATCTAGTTCAGGGCCCATTTGAGAGAGCACTCCAGCGAACTCAGGGGACAGACCCGATGCACCAGTTGGGCCTGGTGGTCCAGGGAGGCCAGGCTGACCACGTTGTCCAGCTGGCCCTGATGGTCCCTCTTTCCCTTGGGGTCCTATGGGACCAGGAAGACCTGAATTTCCCTCACCTGCAATGCCTGGTGGACCAGGAACACCGCCATCTCCTTTTGAACCTGGGAGACCAGAAGGCCCAATTGGTCCTGCAGTGCCATCCATTCCAGGGATTCCTTTAGGACCTTGAGGTCCCACTGCACCAGGTAATCCACCTTGTCCTTTTGGCCCGGGAAGTCCTGGAGATCCAGGGTTACCAGGTAGACCTTTATGCCCTCCATCTCCTTTCGTTCCACCCGGTCCTGGTGGACCTCTTGGTCCTGGCTCTCCACGATCTCCAGGCAGACCATCCTTACCAGGTATCCCAGAGGCACCAGGGTTACCCTGGTCTCCTCCAAGCCCGTTAGGTCCTACTTCTCCACAATCTCCTTTAGGACCAGGTGCACCTAAACCACCTGGGGTTCCCAGAGGGCCAGGAGGACCTGGTGGACCATTTGGTCCAGGTCGTCCAAGCATACCAGGCAGGCCCCCGTAG is a genomic window of Pseudochaenichthys georgianus chromosome 21, fPseGeo1.2, whole genome shotgun sequence containing:
- the jagn1a gene encoding protein jagunal homolog 1-A; this translates as MTSRAGLRPGGTNGSEFKYKERVSVPQYQMSAPMKSEVRKLNLVHFLLWLLVAAQVTVSHFNLVSHDIVCMPYQWEYPYLLSLLPLFCSALSLPKNNISYLVLSMISAGLFSVAPLIYGGMEMFPVAQQLYRHGKAYRFIFGFSAVTVMYLIMVVAVQVHGWQLYYMKKLLDSWFDSTQEKKKK